From a region of the Burkholderia lata genome:
- a CDS encoding bestrophin family protein yields MIVRPREHWLRMLLVWNGSVLPTILPQLVLTLAISLVAVWGGGRVLGEKVPLNPTPFTLIGLTLAIFAGFRNNASYERYREGRQLWGGVLTATRTLVSQALCYGAIDRDDASRRVFVRKVVAFVYALKHQLRGTDPAADLRGLLDGATYARVAASRFRPVVIVHELREAFAARADAGHLSDTRLWMLDARLDDLVSMVSGCERIASTPIPFSYDVLLHRTIYAYCVLLPFGLVDSIGAATPFVTVFVAYTLIALDAIAHAIAEPFGDGPNHLALDAMTRQIERTLLELNREPLPAEVTPGKAYRLS; encoded by the coding sequence ATGATCGTTCGTCCGCGCGAGCATTGGCTGCGGATGCTGCTCGTCTGGAACGGCTCGGTGTTGCCGACCATCCTGCCGCAGCTCGTGCTGACGCTCGCGATCAGCCTCGTGGCGGTATGGGGTGGCGGCCGCGTGCTCGGCGAGAAGGTGCCGCTGAACCCGACGCCGTTCACGCTGATCGGCCTCACGCTCGCGATCTTCGCGGGGTTTCGCAATAACGCGAGCTACGAACGCTACCGCGAGGGGCGGCAACTGTGGGGCGGGGTTCTGACCGCCACGCGCACGCTGGTGTCGCAGGCGCTCTGCTACGGTGCGATCGATCGTGACGATGCCTCGCGGCGCGTGTTCGTGCGCAAAGTCGTCGCGTTCGTCTATGCGCTCAAGCATCAACTGCGCGGCACGGATCCGGCCGCGGACCTGCGCGGGCTGCTCGACGGCGCCACCTATGCGCGCGTCGCCGCTTCGCGGTTCCGCCCGGTCGTCATCGTGCACGAACTGCGCGAAGCGTTCGCCGCACGCGCCGATGCGGGCCACCTCTCCGACACGCGGCTCTGGATGCTCGACGCGCGCCTCGACGATCTCGTGTCGATGGTGAGCGGCTGCGAACGGATCGCGTCGACGCCGATCCCGTTCTCGTACGACGTGCTGCTGCACCGGACCATCTACGCGTACTGCGTGCTGCTGCCGTTCGGCCTCGTCGATTCGATCGGCGCGGCGACGCCGTTCGTTACCGTGTTCGTCGCCTATACGCTGATCGCGCTCGACGCGATCGCGCATGCAATCGCCGAGCCGTTCGGCGACGGGCCGAACCATCTCGCCCTCGATGCGATGACGCGCCAGATCGAGCGCACGCTGCTCGAACTGAACCGCGAGCCGCTGCCGGCGGAAGTGACGCCGGGCAAGGCCTATCGGCTCAGTTGA
- a CDS encoding FUSC family protein, with amino-acid sequence MKFALPPLPPLAAVRTALRDARPTLPPGALGFALRNTAASLLALYIAFRMNLDDPKWAASTVWIVAQGSRGMGLSKSQYRILGTAVGAAVALVLTGAFAQTPELFLPALAAWIGLCAGVATFLRNFRAYAAVLAGYTAAIIAMDAVSAPLHAFDIATARFLYVVVGILCGAAFETVFAPGSPLADVRTRLARYLDRAVAVGAGALRRESNGAAVHRLFADALELDTAAEYAAAGAPPVRNAIGHLRAAVLGVLSAQAAGQALHEHAARSGGTPDPLVADAAQVLDGVAASGEAGPALTALRARVDDAVRAEAAEPAGSDPSRLLTLDRLAALLAGFDAAYAGKAQLDRPNPPASRVRYAFHHDPVLAWHNGIRAFIAVLVASALWIVTAWPSGAGFVAITGVVCALFSTRPNSVGATVGFLKGAACAAVAGALCNFVLLPAVSGFEMLAYILGVFMIGTGIAMRNPRTAGIGSGFSIFFWNFTSPDNTARIGDAAFLNSALATLLGIAFGALVFSLVFPGDPGTSRRRLHRAVRDDLARIARNPRAWRASAWLSRTADRLGRELGFAGRLPPDLIERDLSDLLAAWTIGDSLLALADLAAREPAARRAVALVRGRVGHADFARLERASNAAARVLLRRVTEVDSDDGRALLRGAVLLRTIAETAAAHDGFLRGRQD; translated from the coding sequence ATGAAATTCGCGTTACCCCCTCTGCCGCCGCTCGCGGCCGTGCGCACCGCGCTGCGCGATGCCCGGCCCACGCTGCCGCCCGGCGCCCTCGGCTTCGCATTGCGCAACACGGCGGCGTCGCTGCTCGCGCTCTACATCGCCTTCCGGATGAATCTCGACGACCCGAAATGGGCCGCGTCGACGGTGTGGATCGTTGCGCAGGGCAGCCGCGGGATGGGTTTGTCGAAGAGCCAGTACCGGATTCTCGGCACCGCGGTCGGCGCGGCCGTCGCGCTCGTGCTGACCGGGGCGTTCGCGCAGACGCCCGAGCTGTTCCTGCCGGCGCTCGCCGCGTGGATCGGCCTGTGCGCGGGCGTCGCGACCTTCCTGCGCAATTTCCGCGCGTATGCGGCGGTGCTCGCGGGCTATACGGCGGCGATCATCGCGATGGACGCCGTTTCCGCGCCGTTGCACGCATTCGACATCGCGACCGCGCGATTCCTGTACGTGGTGGTCGGCATCCTGTGCGGCGCGGCGTTCGAGACGGTGTTCGCGCCCGGTTCGCCGCTGGCCGATGTCCGCACGCGGCTCGCGCGCTATCTCGACCGCGCGGTGGCCGTCGGTGCGGGCGCGCTGCGCCGCGAGTCGAACGGCGCGGCCGTGCACCGGCTGTTCGCGGATGCACTTGAACTCGACACGGCGGCCGAGTATGCGGCTGCCGGCGCACCGCCGGTGCGCAACGCGATCGGCCATCTGCGCGCGGCGGTGCTGGGCGTGCTGTCCGCGCAGGCCGCGGGGCAGGCGCTGCACGAACACGCGGCGCGCAGCGGCGGCACGCCGGACCCGCTGGTCGCCGATGCCGCACAGGTGCTCGACGGCGTGGCCGCGTCGGGCGAAGCGGGGCCCGCGCTGACCGCATTGCGTGCGCGTGTGGACGACGCGGTGCGTGCCGAGGCCGCGGAGCCGGCCGGCTCGGACCCGTCGCGCCTGCTCACGCTCGACCGGCTGGCGGCACTGCTTGCCGGGTTCGACGCCGCCTATGCTGGCAAGGCGCAGCTGGACCGGCCGAATCCGCCGGCATCGCGCGTGCGCTATGCGTTCCACCACGATCCGGTACTCGCGTGGCACAACGGGATTCGCGCGTTCATCGCGGTGCTGGTCGCGTCGGCGCTCTGGATCGTCACCGCATGGCCGTCGGGCGCCGGGTTCGTCGCGATCACGGGCGTGGTCTGCGCGCTGTTCTCGACGCGCCCGAACTCGGTCGGCGCCACCGTCGGCTTCCTGAAAGGGGCGGCCTGCGCGGCGGTCGCGGGCGCGCTCTGCAATTTCGTGCTGCTGCCGGCGGTGTCGGGCTTCGAGATGCTTGCGTACATCCTCGGCGTGTTCATGATCGGCACGGGTATCGCGATGCGCAATCCGCGCACGGCCGGCATCGGCAGCGGTTTCTCGATCTTCTTCTGGAATTTCACGTCGCCGGACAATACGGCGCGCATCGGCGACGCCGCCTTTCTCAATTCGGCGCTTGCCACGCTGCTGGGCATCGCGTTCGGGGCGCTGGTGTTCTCACTCGTATTTCCCGGCGATCCCGGCACGAGCCGGCGGCGCCTGCATCGCGCGGTGCGCGACGACCTGGCGCGCATCGCACGCAACCCGCGGGCGTGGCGGGCGAGTGCGTGGCTGAGCCGTACGGCCGACCGTCTCGGGCGTGAACTCGGTTTCGCGGGCCGTCTGCCGCCTGACCTGATCGAGCGCGACCTGAGCGATCTGCTCGCGGCCTGGACGATCGGCGACAGCCTGCTGGCGCTGGCCGACCTGGCGGCACGCGAGCCGGCGGCGCGGCGTGCGGTCGCGTTGGTGCGAGGGCGGGTCGGGCACGCGGATTTTGCGCGGCTGGAGCGCGCCAGCAACGCGGCAGCCCGCGTGCTGCTGCGGCGCGTGACCGAAGTCGATAGCGACGACGGCCGCGCGCTGCTGCGCGGTGCGGTGTTGTTGAGAACGATCGCGGAGACGGCGGCCGCGCACGATGGCTTCCTGCGAGGCCGCCAGGATTGA